Proteins from one Aureimonas sp. SA4125 genomic window:
- a CDS encoding phosphoribosyl-ATP diphosphatase codes for MSFTLSDLEAIVAQRAVSGDKSSYTAKLAAKGVAKTAKKLGEEAVETVIAAISEDDAALVGESADLLYHLMVVLHLRKVPLADVLAELQRRTAETGLEEKARRPQDV; via the coding sequence ATGAGCTTCACCCTCAGCGATCTCGAAGCCATCGTCGCCCAGCGCGCGGTTTCCGGCGACAAAAGCTCCTACACCGCCAAGCTCGCCGCCAAGGGCGTCGCGAAGACCGCCAAGAAGCTCGGCGAGGAGGCGGTCGAGACGGTGATCGCGGCAATTTCGGAAGACGACGCCGCCCTTGTCGGCGAAAGCGCCGACCTCCTCTACCATCTGATGGTCGTCCTGCATCTCCGGAAGGTGCCGCTGGCCGACGTTCTCGCCGAACTCCAGCGCCGCACCGCCGAGACCGGGCTGGAGGAGAAGGCCCGACGGCCTCAGGACGTCTGA
- the coaA gene encoding type I pantothenate kinase, with amino-acid sequence MDQMTPSKFSPYRFYSAEEWAAFRAGQPLTLTEEEVTRLRTMGDPVDLDEVGRIYLAVSRLLYAHVEASQGLFRQREKFLARTKATKTPFIIGIAGSVAVGKSTTARVLKELLARWPTSPKVDLVTTDGFLFPNAVLEAEGLMQRKGFPESYDVGTILRFLSDIKSGVRHVEAPVYSHFVYDVVPGRHVTVDQPDILIFEGLNVLQVRDLPKDGKIVPFVSDFFDFSIYIDAEEIDIRRWYVERFMRLRETAFRDEGSFFHRYSQISEAEALEIALGLWTNINGRNLYENILPTRPRADLILRKGSAHRIEQVALRKL; translated from the coding sequence ATGGACCAGATGACGCCGTCGAAATTCTCGCCCTACCGCTTCTATTCCGCCGAGGAATGGGCGGCGTTCCGCGCCGGCCAGCCGTTGACGCTGACCGAGGAAGAGGTCACGCGGCTGCGCACCATGGGCGATCCCGTCGATCTCGACGAAGTCGGGCGCATCTATCTCGCCGTCTCGCGCCTCCTCTATGCCCATGTCGAGGCCTCGCAGGGGCTGTTTCGCCAACGGGAAAAATTCCTGGCCCGGACGAAGGCGACGAAGACGCCCTTCATCATCGGCATCGCCGGCTCGGTCGCGGTCGGCAAGTCGACCACCGCGCGCGTCCTGAAGGAGCTGCTCGCGCGATGGCCGACCTCGCCCAAGGTCGACCTCGTCACCACCGACGGCTTCCTGTTTCCCAACGCGGTGCTCGAGGCCGAGGGGCTGATGCAGCGCAAGGGTTTTCCCGAGAGCTACGACGTCGGCACAATCCTGCGCTTCCTCTCCGACATCAAATCGGGCGTGCGCCATGTCGAGGCGCCGGTCTACTCGCACTTCGTCTACGACGTCGTGCCGGGCCGGCACGTCACCGTTGACCAGCCGGACATTCTGATCTTCGAGGGGCTGAACGTTCTCCAGGTGCGCGACCTGCCGAAGGACGGCAAGATCGTGCCCTTCGTCTCCGACTTCTTCGACTTCTCGATCTATATCGACGCCGAGGAGATCGACATCCGGCGGTGGTATGTCGAGCGCTTCATGCGGCTGCGCGAGACGGCCTTCCGCGACGAAGGCTCCTTCTTCCACCGCTACTCCCAGATCAGCGAGGCGGAGGCGCTGGAGATCGCGTTGGGGCTCTGGACCAACATCAACGGGCGAAATCTCTACGAGAACATCCTGCCGACCCGGCCGCGTGCCGACCTGATCCTGCGCAAGGGCTCGGCCCACCGCATCGAGCAGGTGGCCCTGAGGAAACTGTGA